The Brassica oleracea var. oleracea cultivar TO1000 chromosome C6, BOL, whole genome shotgun sequence genome includes a region encoding these proteins:
- the LOC106296343 gene encoding uncharacterized protein LOC106296343, with protein MMNLFVFSALFAFCFVSLPSSVALSRDSSSSAAAAQDPLKLILGSPNFGSWKGVISAESLAPGPSADFSDYLVLAAHRTKRPDILRAFKPYLGGWNITNNHYWASVGFTGAPGFILAAVWILSFGSLLVVYHCFKWRVCEKAKGSSYNSRRICLILLIVFTSAAAVGCILLSVGQNKFHTEALDTLKFVVNQSDYTVGILRNVTQYLSLAKTINVTSISVSSNVLGEIEKLNVNLKAAAETIEEKTRDNAAKIKRVFYAVRSALITVATVMLILSFLGLLLSVLRHQHAIHIFVVSGWILVAVTFVLCGVFLILNNAISDTCVAMKEWVDHPHAETALSSILPCVDEQTTNKTLTQSKLVINSIVTVVNTFVYAYANTNPSPGQNFYYNQSGPPMPPLCSPFDANMEDRECGSWELSIGNASSVWESYVCEVTESNICTTVGRVTPDAYKQLVAAVNESYALAHYTPPLLSFRDCNFVRDTFESITSDYCPPLERNLRVVNAGLGMISVGVLLCLVLWVFYANRPQREEVFAGPHRPRVKDLGSGNGLENGHSGDETKIV; from the exons ATGATGAACTTGTTTGTCTTCTCTGCTTTGTTTGCTTTTTGTTTCGTTTCTCTTCCGTCTTCCGTCGCTCTATCACGTGATTCATCATCCTCTGCCGCCGCCGCACAGGATCCGCTTAAGCTCATACTAG GATCACCTAATTTTGGATCATGGAAAGGAGTAATCTCAGCGGAATCGTTAGCACCAGGACCTTCAGCTGATTTTTCTGATTACCTCGTCTTGGCAGCTCACAGAACCAAGAGACCTGACATTCTCAGAGCCTTTAAGCCATACCTTGGAGGCTGGAACATCACCAACAATCACTACTGGGCT TCTGTTGGATTCACAGGTGCTCCTGGTTTCATCCTAGCTGCTGTCTGGATCTTATCTTTCGGCTCTCTTCTTGTTGTATATCATTGCTTCAAATGGAGGGTATGCGAGAAAGCTAAAGGATCGTCATACAATTCAAGAAGAATCTGTCTCATCTTGCTGATAGTTTTCACCTCTGCTGCTGC GGTGGGATGCATTCTTCTGTCTGTTGGACAGAATAAGTTTCATACCGAAGCTTTGGATACTCTTAAGTTTGTGGTAAACCAATCAGACTACACCGTGGGGATCTTACGGAACGTGACTCAGTATCTCTCCCTTGCTAAAACGATTAACGTGACGAGCATTTCCGTTTCATCTAATGTATTGGGTGAGATCGAGAAGCTAAACGTCAATCTGAAAGCTGCAGCAGAGACGATAGAAGAGAAAACAAGAGATAATGCCGCTAAGATTAAGAGAGTTTTCTATGCTGT GAGATCGGCTTTGATCACGGTGGCTACTGTGATGCTCATCCTCTCTTTTCTTGGTCTTT TGCTTTCTGTCCTCCGCCATCAACACGCTATTCACAT ATTCGTTGTGAGCGGGTGGATACTGGTGGCTGTTACATTTGTTCTCTGTGGAGTCTTTCTCATCCTAAACAA TGCAATTTCAGATACGTGTGTAGCCATGAAGGAATGGGTTGATCACCCTCACGCAGAGACAGCACTAAGCAGCATCCTCCCATGCGTCGACGAGCAAACAACAAACAAAACTCTCACTCAGAGCAAACTCGTCATCAACAGCATCGTCACCGTCGTGAACACCTTCGTCTACGCCTACGCCAACACAAACCCATCACCAGGTCAAAATTTCTATTACAATCAATCTGGTCCCCCGATGCCTCCTCTTTGCAGCCCCTTCGATGCCAACATGGAAGACCGCGAGTGCGGCTCCTGGGAACTGTCAATAGGAAACGCATCATCG GTGTGGGAGAGTTACGTATGCGAGGTGACGGAATCCAATATCTGCACAACGGTGGGGAGAGTGACGCCTGATGCATACAAGCAGCTGGTGGCGGCTGTGAACGAGAGCTACGCTTTGGCGCATTACACGCCGCCGCTGCTTAGCTTTAGGGATTGCAACTTTGTGAGGGATACGTTTGAGAGTATTACATCGGACTACTGTCCGCCGTTGGAGCGTAATCTGAGGGTTGTGAACGCGGGTCTGGGGATGATCTCTGTTGGAGTGTTGCTGTGTTTGGTGCTGTGGGTATTCTATGCGAACCGCCCCCAAAGGGAGGAAGTGTTTGCGGGTCCACACCGGCCTCGAGTAAAAGATCTTGGATCTGGTAACGGCTTGGAAAATGGTCACTCAGGTGATGAAACTAAGATCGTGTAG
- the LOC106298978 gene encoding heavy metal-associated isoprenylated plant protein 26 produces the protein MGALDSLSEYISDYFHVSRKRRKRKVKQTVNIKVKMDCDGCERRVKNAVSSMKGVETVELNRKIHKVTVSGYVEPKKVLKRVERTGKKAEMWPYVPYNVVAYPYAVGVYDKKAPAGYVRKSEQSQPLPGAPDDVIMSLFSDENPNACTVM, from the exons ATGGGAGCTCTTGATTCTCTCTCTGAATACATCTCCGACTACTTCCACGTCTCCCGAAAAAGAAGGAAGCGTAAAGTCAAGCAG ACGGTGAATATAAAGGTGAAGATGGACTGCGACGGCTGCGAACGCAGAGTCAAGAACGCTGTTTCCTCCATGAAAG GGGTTGAAACGGTGGAGCTGAACAGGAAGATACACAAAGTGACGGTGAGTGGGTACGTGGAGCCGAAGAAGGTGTTGAAGAGAGTCGAAAGGACAGGGAAAAAGGCGGAGATGTGGCCGTACGTTCCTTACAACGTGGTGGCATATCCATATGCAGTCGGAGTTTACGACAAAAAAGCTCCGGCCGGTTATGTGAGGAAGTCTGAGCAGTCTCAGCCGTTGCCTGGAGCTCCAGACGACGTGATCATGTCTCTTTTTAGCGACGAGAACCCCAACGCTTGCACCGTTATGTAA
- the LOC106300498 gene encoding multicopper oxidase LPR2, with product MGFVLSRKTMTRVMLLLIVTMTWFVAGDAGGTKPEERLFNIEKLEMFVDKLPHIPTLHGFHIVNGVLKPKSLQIGMFFKKWKFHRDLPATPVFAYGVSKHKATVPGPTIEAVYGVSTYVTWRNHLPSSHILPWDPTISPAIAKRGGIPTVVHLHGGIHEPSSDGNADSWFTAGFKETGTKWTKPTYHYVNKQQPGNMWYHDHAAGLTRVNLLAGLLGAYILRHSSVETPLKLPTGREFDRPLIVFDRSFRKDGSIYMNATGNNPTIHPQWQPEYFGDAIVVNGKAWPRLTVRRRKYRFRIINASNARFFRFFFSNGLHFIVIGSDSAYLAKPVSTKSVLLAPSEIVDVVVDFSKSTSKTAILANNAPYPYPSGDPVTDENSKVLKFIIKHKSETDTSSIPTKLVQYPHADVSKSVRTRYIAMFEYVSSADEPTHLYINGLPYNAPVTETPKMGTSEVWEVINLTEDNHPLHIHLGLFRVLEQTALVETEKFTDCMTEKNDAVKCQISKYARGNKTAVTAHERGWKNVFKMMPGHVTKILVRFSYVHSNESYSFDATQEPGYVYHCHILDHEDNMMMRPFAMVK from the exons ATGGGGTTTGTGCTTTCTCGGAAAACGATGACCAGAGTGATGTTGCTGCTCATCGTAACAATGACTTGGTTCGTGGCCGGAGACGCAGGAGGTACGAAGCCAGAGGAACGACTGTTCAATATTGAGAAGCTAGAGATGTTCGTGGATAAGCTTCCTCATATTCCCACTCTTCATGGCTTCCACATCGTCAATGGCGTCCTCAAACCCAAATCTCTTCAAATCGGCATGTTCTTCAAGAAATGG AAATTCCACAGAGATTTGCCTGCCACGCCAGTGTTCGCATACGGTGTATCGAAGCACAAGGCAACAGTCCCCGGACCTACAATCGAAGCCGTTTATGGCGTCTCCACCTACGTGACGTGGCGAAATCACCTCCCTTCATCTCACATCCTCCCTTGGGACCCAACAATCTCCCCCGCCATCGCCAAACGCGGCGGCATTCCCACGGTGGTTCACTTGCACGGCGGAATCCACGAACCTTCCAGCGACGGTAACGCTGATTCCTGGTTCACCGCCGGTTTTAAAGAGACCGGAACCAAATGGACTAAACCGACGTACCATTACGTCAACAAGCAACAGCCTGGTAACATGTGGTACCACGACCACGCTGCCGGTTTGACCAGAGTCAACCTTCTCGCCGGTTTGTTAGGTGCGTACATTCTCCGACATAGCTCCGTCGAAACGCCTCTGAAGTTACCTACTGGCCGCGAGTTTGACCGGCCTTTGATCGTGTTTGACCGGAGTTTCCGCAAAGACGGTTCGATTTACATGAACGCGACCGGGAACAACCCGACGATTCATCCGCAGTGGCAGCCGGAGTATTTCGGCGACGCGATCGTCGTGAACGGAAAAGCTTGGCCGAGACTTACCGTCCGCCGCCGTAAGTACCGGTTCAGAATCATAAACGCTAGTAACGCTAGATTCTTCCGGTTCTTCTTCTCCAACGGTCTCCATTTCATCGTCATCGGTTCGGACTCGGCTTATCTAGCTAAACCGGTTTCGACCAAATCGGTTCTCCTCGCTCCGTCGGAAATAGTTGACGTCGTCGTTGACTTTTCCAAGTCAACGTCGAAGACGGCGATACTAGCCAACAACGCACCTTATCCTTATCCATCGGGAGACCCCGTGACAGACGAGAACAGCAAAGTCTTGAAGTTCATAATCAAGCACAAATCAGAAACTGACACGTCATCCATTCCGACAAAGCTAGTCCAATACCCGCACGCTGACGTGTCAAAATCGGTCCGAACGCGTTACATAGCTATGTTTGAGTACGTGTCGAGCGCTGACGAGCCGACACATCTGTACATCAACGGCTTGCCTTATAACGCTCCTGTAACGGAGACTCCAAAAATGGGCACGAGCGAGGTGTGGGAAGTGATTAATTTGACGGAAGATAACCATCCGTTACACATTCACTTGGGACTGTTCAGAGTGTTGGAGCAAACGGCGTTAGTGGAGACTGAGAAGTTCACTGACTGCATGACGGAGAAAAACGACGCCGTGAAGTGCCAGATCAGCAAGTACGCACGTGGGAATAAGACGGCGGTGACGGCACACGAGCGGGGATGGAAAAACGTGTTCAAGATGATGCCGGGACATGTAACGAAGATCCTCGTTAGGTTCTCTTACGTTCACTCCAACGAGTCTTACTCCTTCGACGCCACTCAAGAGCCAGGCTACGTCTACCATTGCCAT ATATTGGATCACGAAGACAATATGATGATGAGACCTTTTGCGATGGTCAAGTGA
- the LOC106298485 gene encoding MATE efflux family protein 5 codes for MDSAEKGLLVLVGGEEEEDEQVNMREGFFQEMRRLGYIAGPMVAVNSSMYFLQVISIMMVGHLGELFLSSTAIAVSFCSVTGFSLVFGLATALETLCGQANGAKQFEKLGEHTYTGIFALFIVSIPLSILWSYMGEILCFIGQDPLVSQEAGKFATWLIPALFAYATLQPLVRFFQAQSLILPLIMSSISALCCHVVLCWCLVFKFGLGSLGAALAISVSYWLNVIVLGLYMMFSSSCGKSRAKISMNVFKGMREFFRFGISSASMICLEWWSFEFLVMLSGILPNPRLETSVLSVCLSTISTLYQIPESLGAAASTRVANELGAGNPKKARMAVYTVMVIAGVESILVGALVFAARNVFGYLFSSEPEVVDYVRSMAPLVSLSVIFDALHAVLSGVARGSGRQDVGAYVNLAAYYLFGIPTAILLGFRFEMRGRGLWIGITVGSFVQALLLGLIVSLTNWKQQVRKARERVMGEEFEEKDIDEEHVAMIN; via the exons ATGGATTCTGCGGAGAAGGGTTTGCTCGTCCTCGTCGGAGGCGAAGAAGAGGAAGATGAACAAGTCAACATGAGAGAAGGGTTTTTCCAGGAGATGCGGAGGCTCGGTTACATCGCCGGACCTATGGTCGCCGTGAACTCTTCAATGTATTTTCTTCAAGTCATATCGATCATGATGGTCGGTCATCTCGGCGAGCTTTTCCTCTCCAGCACCGCCATTGCCGTTTCTTTCTGCAGCGTCACGGGTTTCAGCCTCGTC TTCGGTTTAGCTACTGCGTTGGAGACGTTATGTGGCCAAGCCAACGGAGCCAAACAGTTCGAGAAGCTTGGAGAACACACATACACAGGGATCTTTGCTCTCTTCATTGTATCCATCCCTTTATCTATCCTCTGGAGTTACATGGGTGAGATACTCTGTTTCATCGGACAAGACCCTCTGGTTTCTCAAGAAGCAGGAAAGTTTGCGACTTGGCTCATACCAGCGCTCTTCGCTTACGCGACACTCCAGCCGCTCGTTAGGTTTTTCCAAGCGCAGAGTCTGATTCTGCCGTTGATTATGAGCTCGATCTCTGCTCTTTGTTGCCATGTTGTTCTCTGCTGGTGCTTGGTCTTCAAGTTTGGGCTTGGTAGCCTTGGTGCAGCTCTTGCTATAAGTGTTTCGTATTGGTTGAACGTGATTGTGCTTGGATTGTACATGATGTTTTCTTCTAGCTGTGGAAAGAGCCGTGCGAAGATCTCTATGAATGTGTTTAAAGGAATGAGAGAGTTTTTCCGGTTTGGTATCTCATCTGCTTCTATGATTTG CCTTGAGTGGTGGTCTTTCGAGTTTCTTGTCATGCTCTCTGGGATTTTACCTAATCCAAGGCTAGAAACCTCTGTTCTCTCAGTCTG TCTATCGACAATATCTACTTTGTACCAAATACCAGAGAGTCTAGGTGCAGCAGCAAG TACAAGAGTGGCAAACGAGTTAGGAGCTGGGAACCCAAAGAAAGCTAGAATGGCGGTTTACACAGTGATGGTTATAGCAGGAGTAGAATCAATATTGGTTGGTGCACTTGTCTTTGCTGCAAGAAACGTATTTGGTTACCTCTTCAGCTCTGAACCCGAAGTTGTGGACTACGTTAGATCAATGGCTCCTCTGGTTTCTTTATCAGTCATATTCGACGCTCTTCACGCAGTTCTATCAG GTGTGGCTAGAGGATCAGGGAGGCAAGATGTTGGAGCATACGTAAACCTAGCTGCATACTATCTCTTTGGGATACCAACTGCTATCTTATTAGGTTTTAGGTTTGAAATGAGAGGAAGAGGACTCTGGATTGGGATCACAGTTGGGTCATTTGTACAAGCTCTTTTGCTTGGTCTTATCGTCAGTCTTACCAACTGGAAACAACAG GTGAGAAAGGCGAGAGAGAGAGTGATGGGTGAGGAGTTTGAAGAGAAAGACATTGACGAGGAACATGTGGCGATGATCAACTAG
- the LOC106300457 gene encoding xylosyltransferase 1-like, with the protein MGAEKKWLFTLFSVVFLSVFLLLLLYSLSAFTSKPFPSPIRHGPHHPPAFAYYITGGCGDGDRIFRLLLAVYHPRNRYLLHLGAEATEAERLSLLSRLKTVPAVNAFGNVDVLGKVDRLSDNGASKTASTLHAVSILLKLGRSWNWFIELSALDYPLITQDDLSHVFASVNRSINFIDHTSDLSWKESQRIKPIVVDPALYLARRTQLFTATEKRPTPDAFKVFTGSPWIVLSRSFLEYCIFGWDNLPRTLLMYFNNVILSEECYFHTVICNAPEFSNTTVNGDLRYMIWDSPPKMEPHFLSVSDYDEMAQSGAAFARQFKKDDPVLDMVDREILKRGRFRVTPGAWCARRHSSWWTDPCSEWGDVNVVKGGPQAKKLDETVTNFLDDLSSETNQCK; encoded by the exons ATGGGAGCTGAGAAGAAATGGCTATTCACTCTCTTCTCTGTAGTCTTCCTCTCCGTCTTCCTCCTCTTACTACTCTACTCTCTCTCTGCTTTCACCTCTAAGCCTTTCCCTTCCCCTATCCGTCACGGCCCTCATCACCCGCCAGCTTTCGCTTACTACATAACCGGAGGTTGTGGAGACGGCGACCGGATCTTTCGGTTGCTCCTCGCGGTTTACCACCCTAGGAACCGGTACCTTCTCCATCTCGGCGCTGAAGCTACCGAAGCAGAGAGGCTCTCTCTTCTCTCCCGCTTGAAAACTGTTCCTGCAGTGAACGCCTTTGGGAATGTTGATGTGTTGGGGAAAGTTGATCGTCTCTCTGACAACGGTGCTTCTAAAACGGCTTCCACTCTCCACGCCGTGTCTATCTTGTTGAAGCTTGGTCGCTCTTGGAACTGGTTCATTGAGCTTAGCGCGTTGGATTACCCCCTCATTACTCAAGACG ACCTGTCTCATGTGTTTGCCTCGGTGAACAGAAGCATCAACTTCATTGATCATACTAGTGATCTTTCTTGGAAAGA ATCTCAGAGAATCAAGCCTATTGTTGTGGATCCAGCACTATACTTAGCCAGAAGAACACAGCTCTTCACTGCTACTGAGAAACGTCCAACACCAGATGCTTTCAAAGTCTTTACAG GCTCGCCGTGGATCGTACTGAGCAGATCTTTCTTGGAGTATTGCATCTTCGGTTGGGACAATCTACCAAGAACCCTCCTCATGTACTTCAACAACGTGATCCTCTCTGAAGAATGCTACTTCCACACCGTTATCTGCAACGCTCCCGAGTTTAGTAACACGACAGTCAACGGTGACTTGCGTTACATGATATGGGACAGTCCGCCAAAGATGGAGCCACACTTCCTCAGCGTATCGGATTACGATGAGATGGCTCAGAGCGGAGCAGCTTTCGCCAGGCAGTTCAAGAAAGACGATCCGGTTTTGGACATGGTTGACAGAGAGATCTTGAAACGGGGACGTTTCAGGGTGACTCCTGGAGCTTGGTGCGCGAGGAGGCATAGTAGCTGGTGGACAGATCCGTGTTCGGAGTGGGGTGATGTTAACGTTGTTAAAGGTGGACCTCAGGCTAAGAAGCTGGATGAGACGGTAACGAATTTTCTTGATGATTTGAGTTCAGAAACTAATCAGTGCAAGTGA
- the LOC106300829 gene encoding uncharacterized transporter YBR287W — MSGNSVSSRVEDILSGIVPLMKLISLTVIGLLLAHPKTQLVPRATFRLLSKLVFALFLPCLIFTELGESITLDNILRWWFIPVNVLLSTIIGSFIGYIVVLICRPPPEFTRVTIVMTAFGNTGNLLLAIVSSVCHSKNNPFGSGCHSRGVSYVSFAQWVAVILVYTVVYHMMEPPLEYYEVVEDEGGVEIEEIAVANSNDVSRPLLVEAEWPGIEEKETEHCKTPFIARVFNSISSYSQTSFPEVVDLMGETGGESSSPRSLQCLAEPRVIRRMRVVAEQTPVKHILQPPTIASLLAIVVGSVPQLKNIVFGYEAPLSFITDSLNIMASAMVPSVMLVLGGMLSEGPRESTLGLRTTVGITVARLLVLPLVGIGIVMSADKLGLISPDPMFKFVLLLQYSTPSAILLGAIASLRGYAVREASALLFWQHVFALLSLTFYIIVFFKLTVDNVQGVP, encoded by the coding sequence ATGTCTGGGAACAGTGTTAGCTCTAGGGTTGAGGATATCCTCAGTGGTATCGTCCCTCTGATGAAACTCATCTCCTTAACCGTGATCGGTCTCCTTCTCGCTCACCCTAAAACACAACTAGTCCCGAGAGCCACCTTTCGCCTCTTAAGCAAACTCGTCTTCGCTCTGTTCCTACCTTGCTTGATCTTCACCGAGCTAGGAGAAAGCATCACCTTAGACAACATCCTCCGCTGGTGGTTTATTCCGGTTAACGTCCTCCTCAGCACAATCATAGGCTCCTTTATAGGATACATAGTCGTTCTCATATGCCGACCTCCTCCGGAGTTCACCAGAGTCACAATCGTCATGACCGCTTTCGGCAACACGGGGAATCTCTTGCTAGCGATTGTCAGCTCCGTGTGTCACTCCAAGAACAACCCGTTCGGGTCGGGTTGTCACTCGAGAGGAGTTTCTTATGTCTCGTTTGCGCAGTGGGTGGCTGTGATACTTGTGTACACCGTTGTGTATCACATGATGGAGCCGCCTCTGGAGTATTACGAGGTTGTTGAGGATGAAGGTGGGGTTGAGATAGAGGAGATCGCCGTGGCTAATTCTAATGATGTTAGCAGGCCTCTTTTGGTCGAAGCTGAGTGGCCAGGGATCGAGGAGAAAGAGACTGAACATTGCAAGACACCGTTCATTGCGAGAGTCTTTAATAGCATCTCGAGTTACTCGCAGACTTCTTTCCCTGAAGTTGTTGATCTCATGGGTGAGACAGGAGGTGAGAGTTCCAGCCCGAGGTCGCTTCAGTGCTTAGCTGAGCCGAGAGTTATCAGGAGGATGAGAGTCGTGGCTGAACAGACTCCGGTTAAACACATACTCCAACCACCAACGATAGCTTCTTTACTAGCCATCGTTGTTGGATCAGTACCTCAGCTGAAGAACATTGTCTTCGGGTACGAAGCTCCGCTCTCTTTTATCACAGATAGTTTGAATATTATGGCGAGTGCGATGGTTCCTTCTGTGATGCTTGTTCTCGGTGGTATGCTCTCCGAGGGACCGAGAGAATCAACTCTTGGGCTACGTACCACGGTCGGTATAACCGTTGCGAGACTCCTTGTGCTTCCTCTAGTTGGGATAGGGATTGTGATGTCAGCTGATAAGCTTGGTCTTATCTCCCCTGATCCGATGTTTAAGTTCGTGCTTCTATTGCAGTATTCGACTCCGAGTGCTATTTTACTTGGGGCTATAGCGAGTCTGAGGGGTTATGCGGTTAGAGAGGCCTCTGCGCTTCTGTTTTGGCAGCATGTCTTTGCGTTGTTGTCTCTTACGTTCTATATTATCGTCTTCTTCAAGCTCACCGTTGATAATGTCCAAGGTGTCCCATAA
- the LOC106300458 gene encoding suppressor protein SRP40, whose translation MSNHSRDEPSTAPKTDQWYDLVLGSSAKDDSSHKFCTLRYEFKPASIDKKRSGTLHKKKDNRVSVEFQNNQPGKPKVTFEGSSEDYKDNDAVLFFDGEKFRLERLHRAVKQLRHLRTPGESAAAVPAGSSSQSAVAPPVEHRVSPPVGRAAKSPHVNRSLHPDMPVEVERIEIGKRENSAEPAIPRSNAPSISPVDDVKNEDGEEEHHEIDLVDIFGSFTPEKDNAEKDNADVGGEYEETLNKQLSITEEEIADVDDDSGGEGEKGLNAAEALRAQVNAEVQQKRESSSSSSSSGSSSGSDSDGRSKSVSSGSGQSSSGSSSRGGSGGSDDEDEVNSV comes from the exons ATGTCGAATCACTCCAGAGACGAACCAAGCACCGCCCCGAAAACAGATCAATGGTACGATCTCGTCCTGGGCTCCTCCGCTAAAGACGACTCCTCTCATAAATTCTGCACCTTGCGAT ATGAGTTCAAACCTGCTTCTATTGATAAGAAGAGGTCAGGGACTCTGCACAAGAAGAAGGATAACAGAGTCTCCGTTGAGTTTCAGAACAACCAGCCTGGTAAACCTAAGGTGACGTTTGAAGGTAGTAGTGAGGATTATAAGGATAATGACGCCGTGCTGTTTTTCGATGGGGAGAAGTTTCGTTTGGAGAGGCTGCATAGGGCTGTGAAGCAGCTGAGGCATCTCAGGACGCCTGGTGAATCTGCTGCCGCGGTGCCGGCGGGGTCTTCTTCTCAGTCTGCAGTGGCTCCTCCTGTGGAGCATCGGGTGTCTCCTCCTGTTGGTCGTGCTGCTAAGTCTCCTCATGTTAATAGAAGCTTGCACCCAGATATGCCT GTTGAAGTTGAAAGAATCGAAATTGGGAAGCGAGAGAACTCAG CCGAACCTGCCATCCCTAGAAGCAATGCACCTTCGATCTCACCAGTTGATGATGTCAAGAACGAAGACGGAGAAGAAGAGCATCACGAGATTGATTTGGTTGACATATTCGGCTCATTTACACCAGAGAAGGACAACGCAGAGAAAGACAACGCTGACGTTGGTGGAGAATACGAGGAAACTTTAAACAAACAGCTTAGCATCACGGAAGAGGAGATTGCAGATGTGGACGACGACAGCGGCGGCGAAGGAGAGAAGGGTCTGAACGCAGCGGAAGCGCTTAGAGCGCAAGTAAACGCAGAGGTGCAGCAAAAACGCGAAAGCTCAAGCTCAAGCAGTAGCAGCGGGAGCAGCAGCGGGAGCGACAGTGATGGTAGGAGCAAAAGCGTGAGCAGCGGAAGTGGGCAGAGTAGCAGCGGAAGCAGTAGCCGTGGAGGAAGTGGAGGGAGTGACGATGAAGATGAAGTCAACTCCGTGTAA
- the LOC106298103 gene encoding uncharacterized protein LOC106298103, with amino-acid sequence MKTDGGAITVFQLMIPFLLVAISVVAGQKETVLDSRGNPEKANARYYSLPTKSNVVRVSTELNIRFSRPSLCPGSRYWRVEDSSKAVVLNGSKSSNDSTFTIQKFGKSYKLAFGSADKPTDVGLERIRIEDYRLILSNNSGFAVAFARALF; translated from the exons ATGAAAACAGATGGTGGTGCAATCACAGTCTTCCAGTTGATGATACCTTTCTTGCTTGTTGCGATAAGTGTTGTTGCGGGTCAGAAAGAAACAGTGCTTGATTCTAGGGGAAACCCAGAAAAGGCCAATGCTCGGTATTACTCATTGCCCACAAAGAGTA ATGTCGTACGTGTATCCACAGAGCTTAACATCCGGTTTTCACGGCCCAGTCTTTGCCCTGGGTCCAGGTATTGGAGAGTCGAAGATAGCTCAAAAGCTGTAGTCCTTAACGGATCCAAGTCAAGCAATGACAGCACCTTCACCATCCAGAAATTTGGAAAATCTTACAAGTTAGCTTTTGGAAGTGCTGACAAACCAACGGATGTTGGTTTAGAAAGGATACGAATTGAAGATTATAGGTTGATATTGTCCAACAACTCTGGCTTTGCCGTTGCTTTCGCCCGGGCACTGTTTTAA